A genome region from Maridesulfovibrio salexigens DSM 2638 includes the following:
- a CDS encoding AI-2E family transporter, which translates to MTPPPEGKIIKSPAIYTFFLILLLLSAIALGYSVIKPFINTIIISVVLSGIFYPLSKKICCRLGGRPALGAFLTVCIIIFAIIIPAVVFFLGLIGQGVDSVTAINEWLRTTDFSTLFDSQHYSTYLQWFEQKFPFFEISSSDIQARVLEISRSFGQAMLTTGTWLAANMASLVAHFLIMNFLVFSFLKDGERFIDRVRYLSPLRAEQEDFIIESLRKVSKSVLFGSLFIAFLQGIVGGIGLAIAGIPALFWGTMMSFASLIPVLGTGLIWVPATIYLLIVGKLKIAVFLLIWCGVLVTGIDTVLRPMIVREASRVSTIYVFLAILGGINAFGPLGILYGPLILSFLMVMLHIYGVEYQDVLTHKK; encoded by the coding sequence ATGACTCCCCCTCCTGAAGGCAAAATAATTAAGTCTCCGGCAATATATACTTTTTTTCTTATCCTGTTGCTTCTCTCCGCTATTGCGTTGGGATATTCTGTTATCAAACCTTTCATAAATACGATCATTATTTCGGTCGTATTGAGTGGTATATTTTATCCGTTGAGCAAAAAAATATGTTGCAGGCTTGGCGGAAGACCTGCGCTTGGGGCGTTTTTAACAGTCTGTATTATCATTTTTGCCATTATTATTCCGGCTGTAGTCTTCTTTTTAGGCCTGATCGGACAGGGCGTTGATTCTGTTACTGCCATTAACGAATGGTTGCGTACTACGGATTTTTCGACTCTTTTTGACTCACAACATTACAGTACATATCTGCAATGGTTTGAGCAGAAATTTCCTTTTTTTGAGATCAGTTCCAGCGATATTCAGGCCAGAGTTCTCGAGATTTCGAGAAGTTTCGGTCAGGCAATGCTGACTACCGGGACATGGCTTGCAGCAAACATGGCAAGTCTGGTTGCCCATTTTCTGATCATGAATTTTTTGGTTTTTTCATTTTTAAAGGATGGAGAACGGTTCATTGACCGGGTGAGATATCTTTCTCCTTTAAGGGCTGAACAGGAAGATTTTATTATTGAAAGCCTTAGAAAAGTTTCAAAATCAGTTCTATTCGGAAGTCTTTTTATCGCATTTCTACAGGGTATTGTCGGCGGAATAGGGCTGGCAATAGCTGGTATCCCGGCTCTTTTCTGGGGTACTATGATGAGTTTTGCTTCTCTTATCCCTGTTCTTGGAACCGGTTTGATCTGGGTTCCGGCCACAATTTATCTGTTGATTGTCGGTAAATTGAAAATTGCTGTTTTTCTGCTGATTTGGTGCGGGGTGTTGGTAACAGGGATTGATACGGTGCTTCGGCCTATGATTGTGCGCGAAGCTTCGCGGGTTTCCACCATTTATGTTTTTCTGGCTATTCTTGGCGGGATTAATGCTTTCGGTCCGTTGGGAATTTTGTACGGCCCGCTTATTTTATCTTTTCTGATGGTTATGCTCCACATTTATGGTGTGGAATATCAAGACGTGCTGACTCACAAAAAATAA